A single window of Oncorhynchus clarkii lewisi isolate Uvic-CL-2024 chromosome 10, UVic_Ocla_1.0, whole genome shotgun sequence DNA harbors:
- the LOC139418357 gene encoding long-chain-fatty-acid--CoA ligase 4-like isoform X2 — MAKREKAKSTTGKAEGPYRCVENVDNLAREDFEGKDTLDKLFEHAVQRFGNTDCLGTRELLNEENETQPSGKIFKKLILGEYRWLSYDEVDQIISHLGSGLAALGQQPKSTIAIFCETRAEWMITAQACFRRNFPLVTLYATLGEEAVAFGLNECGATHLITSAELLETKLKNVLPDMLNLKHVIYVDNKSISRTGYPEGIQIYSMQAVQELGAKPDNLSVAVQRPQPTDLAVVMYTSGSTGRPKGVMIIHSNLIAGMTGQCERIPGLGPKDTYIGYLPLAHVLEMTAEISCMTYGCRIGYSSPQTLSDQSTKIKKGSKGDCSVLRPTLMAAVPEIMDRIYKNVMNKVQEMSYVQRTLFKLGYNYKLEQIKMGYDAPLCNMLLFKKVKALLGGNIRMMLSGGAPLSSATQRFMNICFCCPVGQGYGLTETCGAGTITEVADYSTGRVGAPLICCEVKLRDWVEGGYTSQDQPHPRGEIMIGGPNVTMGYYKSEHLNNDFWVDEQGQRWFCTGDVGEIHSDGCLQIVDRKKDLVKLQAGEYVSLGKVESALKNCPLIDNICAYANSDQNYVISFVVPNQKQLTTLANNNGISVAWEEICNHPAMEKEVLKAIKEVAASIKLQRFEIPVKVRLSPEPWTPETGLVTDAFKLKRKELKNHFQTDIERMYGGK; from the exons ATGGCCAAGAGAGAGAAAGCCAAGTCTACCACAGGCAAAGCAGAGGGCCCCTATCGTTGTGTGGAGAACGTTGACAACCTGGCCCGGGAGGACTTTGAGGGAAAGGACACTCTAGACAAGCTGTTTGAGCATGCAGTGCAGCGCTTCGGCAACACAGACTGCCTGGGTACCAGGGAGCTCCTAAATGAGGAGAACGAGACGCAACCCAGCGGCAAGATCTTTAAGAAG CTGATCCTGGGGGAGTACAGGTGGCTGTCCTATGATGAGGTGGACCAGATCATCAGCCATCTAGGTAGTGGACTGGCAGCCCTGGGCCAGCAGCCCAAGAGTACCATCGCCATCTTTTGTGAGACACGGGCAGAGTGGATGATCACTGCACAGGCCTGCTTCAGACGCAACTTTCCAT TGGTCACGCTGTATGCCACCCTGGGGGAGGAAGCGGTGGCCTTTGGGCTTAATGAGTGTGGGGCCACACACCTGATCACCAGCGCAGAGCTACTGGAGACTAAACTCAAG AATGTTTTGCCAGATATGCTCAACCTGAAGCACGTTATATATGTGGACAACAAGAGCATCAGCCGGACGGGCTACCCTGAGGGCATTCAGATCTACAGCATGCAGGCAGTACAGGAGTTGGGAGCCAAACCTGACAACT TGAGTGTAGCTGTGCAGCGCCCCCAGCCCACAGATCTGGCTGTGGTCATGTACACCAGCGGCTCCACAGGACGACCCAAAGGAGTCATGATCATCCACAGCAACCTGATCGCTGGCATGACGGGCCAGTGTGAGAGGATCCCAGGACTGGG GCCAAAGGATACCTACATTGGCTACCTGCCTCTAGCTCATGTGCTGGAAATGACTGCTGAAATCTCATGTATGACGTATGGCTGCAGGATTGGCTACTCTTCTCCACAAACACTCTCTGACCAG TCAACAAAAATCAAGAAGGGCAGTAAAGGAGACTGCTCTGTGTTGAGGCCTACTCTGATGGCAGCTGTACCG GAAATAATGGACCGCATCTACAAGAATGTGATGAACAAGGTGCAGGAGATGAGCTATGTGCAGAGGACTCTGTTTAAACTGGGCTACAACTACAAACTGGAACAGATCAAAATGGGCTACGATGCCCCACTCTGCAACAT GCTGCTATTTAAGAAGGTGAAGGCTCTGCTGGGAGGGAACATCAGGATGATGTTGTCAGGAGGAGCGCCCCTGTCCTCCGCCACCCAGCGCTTCATGAACATCTGCTTCTGTTGCCCCGTGGGACAGGGCTATGGCCTCACAGAGACCTGCGGAGCAGGTACCATCACAGAGG TTGCAGACTACAGCACTGGGAGAGTAGGAGCCCCCCTCATCTGCTGTGAGGTGAAACTACGAGACTGGGTTGAGG GTGGATACACCAGCCAGGACCAACCCCACCCCCGTGGAGAGATCATGATTGGTGGGCCCAACGTAACCATGGGTTACTATAAGAGCGAGCACCTGAACAATGACTTCTGGGTAGATGAGCAGGGCCAGAGGTGGTTTTGTACCGGGGATGTGGGAGAGATCCACTCTGATGGCTGTCTGCAGATAGTGG ACCGTAAGAAGGACCTGGTCAAACTGCAGGCTGGAGAATATGTGTCCTTGGGGAAAGTGGAGTCTGCTCTGAAGAACTGCCCCCTTATTGACAACATCTGTGCATATGCAAACAG TGACCAGAACTACGTGATAAGCTTTGTGGTACCGAACCAGAAGCAGCTGACAACTCTGGCCAATAACAACGGCATAAGTGTTGCCTGGGAGGAGATCTGTAACCACCcagccatggagaaggaggtcCTGAAGGCCATCAAAGAGGTGGCTGCCTCAA tcaaacTGCAGCGTTTTGAGATCCCAGTGAAAGTGCGTCTAAGCCCAGAGCCCTGGACTCCTGAGACTGGCCTGGTGACAGATGCATTCAAATTGAAGAGGAAGGAGCTGAAGAATCACTTTCAGACTGATATAGAGAGAATGTACGGAGGGAAGTAG
- the LOC139418357 gene encoding long-chain-fatty-acid--CoA ligase 4-like isoform X1, which yields MMFKVDMHYIVFLPVYLLMWLYTLITFIPWYFLTNAGKKKAMAKREKAKSTTGKAEGPYRCVENVDNLAREDFEGKDTLDKLFEHAVQRFGNTDCLGTRELLNEENETQPSGKIFKKLILGEYRWLSYDEVDQIISHLGSGLAALGQQPKSTIAIFCETRAEWMITAQACFRRNFPLVTLYATLGEEAVAFGLNECGATHLITSAELLETKLKNVLPDMLNLKHVIYVDNKSISRTGYPEGIQIYSMQAVQELGAKPDNLSVAVQRPQPTDLAVVMYTSGSTGRPKGVMIIHSNLIAGMTGQCERIPGLGPKDTYIGYLPLAHVLEMTAEISCMTYGCRIGYSSPQTLSDQSTKIKKGSKGDCSVLRPTLMAAVPEIMDRIYKNVMNKVQEMSYVQRTLFKLGYNYKLEQIKMGYDAPLCNMLLFKKVKALLGGNIRMMLSGGAPLSSATQRFMNICFCCPVGQGYGLTETCGAGTITEVADYSTGRVGAPLICCEVKLRDWVEGGYTSQDQPHPRGEIMIGGPNVTMGYYKSEHLNNDFWVDEQGQRWFCTGDVGEIHSDGCLQIVDRKKDLVKLQAGEYVSLGKVESALKNCPLIDNICAYANSDQNYVISFVVPNQKQLTTLANNNGISVAWEEICNHPAMEKEVLKAIKEVAASIKLQRFEIPVKVRLSPEPWTPETGLVTDAFKLKRKELKNHFQTDIERMYGGK from the exons ATGATGTTCAAAGTTGACATGCATTACATAGTCTTCTTGCCTGTGTACCTATTGATGTGGCTGTACACTCTCATCACGTTTATCCCATGGTATTTCCTCACTAATGCTGGGAAGAAGAAAGCCATGGCCAAGAGAGAGAAAGCCAAGTCTACCACAGGCAAAGCAGAGGGCCCCTATCGTTGTGTGGAGAACGTTGACAACCTGGCCCGGGAGGACTTTGAGGGAAAGGACACTCTAGACAAGCTGTTTGAGCATGCAGTGCAGCGCTTCGGCAACACAGACTGCCTGGGTACCAGGGAGCTCCTAAATGAGGAGAACGAGACGCAACCCAGCGGCAAGATCTTTAAGAAG CTGATCCTGGGGGAGTACAGGTGGCTGTCCTATGATGAGGTGGACCAGATCATCAGCCATCTAGGTAGTGGACTGGCAGCCCTGGGCCAGCAGCCCAAGAGTACCATCGCCATCTTTTGTGAGACACGGGCAGAGTGGATGATCACTGCACAGGCCTGCTTCAGACGCAACTTTCCAT TGGTCACGCTGTATGCCACCCTGGGGGAGGAAGCGGTGGCCTTTGGGCTTAATGAGTGTGGGGCCACACACCTGATCACCAGCGCAGAGCTACTGGAGACTAAACTCAAG AATGTTTTGCCAGATATGCTCAACCTGAAGCACGTTATATATGTGGACAACAAGAGCATCAGCCGGACGGGCTACCCTGAGGGCATTCAGATCTACAGCATGCAGGCAGTACAGGAGTTGGGAGCCAAACCTGACAACT TGAGTGTAGCTGTGCAGCGCCCCCAGCCCACAGATCTGGCTGTGGTCATGTACACCAGCGGCTCCACAGGACGACCCAAAGGAGTCATGATCATCCACAGCAACCTGATCGCTGGCATGACGGGCCAGTGTGAGAGGATCCCAGGACTGGG GCCAAAGGATACCTACATTGGCTACCTGCCTCTAGCTCATGTGCTGGAAATGACTGCTGAAATCTCATGTATGACGTATGGCTGCAGGATTGGCTACTCTTCTCCACAAACACTCTCTGACCAG TCAACAAAAATCAAGAAGGGCAGTAAAGGAGACTGCTCTGTGTTGAGGCCTACTCTGATGGCAGCTGTACCG GAAATAATGGACCGCATCTACAAGAATGTGATGAACAAGGTGCAGGAGATGAGCTATGTGCAGAGGACTCTGTTTAAACTGGGCTACAACTACAAACTGGAACAGATCAAAATGGGCTACGATGCCCCACTCTGCAACAT GCTGCTATTTAAGAAGGTGAAGGCTCTGCTGGGAGGGAACATCAGGATGATGTTGTCAGGAGGAGCGCCCCTGTCCTCCGCCACCCAGCGCTTCATGAACATCTGCTTCTGTTGCCCCGTGGGACAGGGCTATGGCCTCACAGAGACCTGCGGAGCAGGTACCATCACAGAGG TTGCAGACTACAGCACTGGGAGAGTAGGAGCCCCCCTCATCTGCTGTGAGGTGAAACTACGAGACTGGGTTGAGG GTGGATACACCAGCCAGGACCAACCCCACCCCCGTGGAGAGATCATGATTGGTGGGCCCAACGTAACCATGGGTTACTATAAGAGCGAGCACCTGAACAATGACTTCTGGGTAGATGAGCAGGGCCAGAGGTGGTTTTGTACCGGGGATGTGGGAGAGATCCACTCTGATGGCTGTCTGCAGATAGTGG ACCGTAAGAAGGACCTGGTCAAACTGCAGGCTGGAGAATATGTGTCCTTGGGGAAAGTGGAGTCTGCTCTGAAGAACTGCCCCCTTATTGACAACATCTGTGCATATGCAAACAG TGACCAGAACTACGTGATAAGCTTTGTGGTACCGAACCAGAAGCAGCTGACAACTCTGGCCAATAACAACGGCATAAGTGTTGCCTGGGAGGAGATCTGTAACCACCcagccatggagaaggaggtcCTGAAGGCCATCAAAGAGGTGGCTGCCTCAA tcaaacTGCAGCGTTTTGAGATCCCAGTGAAAGTGCGTCTAAGCCCAGAGCCCTGGACTCCTGAGACTGGCCTGGTGACAGATGCATTCAAATTGAAGAGGAAGGAGCTGAAGAATCACTTTCAGACTGATATAGAGAGAATGTACGGAGGGAAGTAG